In Oscillospiraceae bacterium, the genomic window GGCTTCCACTCCACCCAGTCGCCCTTGATGGCGCGCTGCATGAAGAGCGAGAAGCAGGGCCATTTCGTGTTCTACGGCGCCATGGTGTGTGAGGGCGTTATCGCTCTGATCTGGGCCGCAGCCGGCTGCAGCCTGTACGAGGTGACCGGCGGCCTGAACACCGGTCTGGCCGAAGCACTGGCCATGGGCCAGTCCAAGGCCATCTACGACGTGTGCTCCAAGACCATGGGCGGTGTGGGCATCGCACTGGCTATGATCGGCGTGGTGGTGTGCCCCATCACCTCCGGCGATACCGCATTCCGTTCTGCCCGTCTGACCCTGGCCGACTGGTTCAAGATCGACCAGGACAGCTACGCAAACCGCCTGAAGCTGTGCATCCCCGTGCTGGGTGTGGGCGCGTTCCTGGGCATCGGCAACGCACTGGGCTTCATCAACTACACGGTCATCTGGCGCTACTTCAGCTGGACCAACCAGACGCTGGCCATGATCGTGCTGTGGGCCGCCTCCATGTACCTCTTTAAAGAAAAGAAGAACTTCTGGATCACCGCTGTTCCCGCAACCTTTATGAGCGCCGTGTCCAGCACCTACTTCGTGCTGGCACCTGAGTGCCTGGGCGGCCTGCTGAACAGCAAGACCGCTGAGGGTGCCACCATTTACAATACCGCTGTGGCGTACCCCGTAGGCGTCCTCTTTGCCGTGGCCATGCTGGCCATCTTTATCCACGCGACCAAGAAGAGCGCGGCAAAAGCCTGATCTCCCCGGAAGGCAGCCGACACCTTCCCATTTTCTCCGAAGCCCCTCCACCGGTCCCATCCCGGTGGAGGGGCTTTCTTGTGCAACAAAATTGCACGAATAGGAGATTTTTGGACAAAATTGAACACCTTGCACAAAAACAGGCCGAAAACTTTGGCAGAGGGGGATTTTGCACGATTCCGGAAAAGGCTTTTTGCCATCGGATAAGAAATTTTGCCGGTGATTCGTTTAAAAACAGTTGGCAATATTCCGACGAAGTATGGATATATATACTTTTTGATATGGGAACCATACCAGAAAAATATTAACACATTTATGAAATAAGTGTTAACATGAAGCCAGAGATTGGTCAGAGCCCCGGTGAGGTCGCAAATACGAACACCGGCGGCTTGAAATCAAAAAGGAGGTTTCTGGTATGATTAGTTTCTTACTCTGTCTGGCGCTCTTGATCATCGGCTACTTTGTCTATGGCAAGATCGTTGACAACACGTTCGGCCCGGACGACCGTGAAACACCTGCTGTGCGCATCAACGATGGTGTTGACTACGTTGTGATGCCCCAGTGGAAGCTGTTCCTGGTCCAGCTGCTGAACATTGCAGGTCTGGGTCCCATCTTCGGTGCACTGCAGGGT contains:
- a CDS encoding carbon starvation protein A, yielding MISFLLCLAILIVGYFVYGKIVDNTFGPDDRETPAVRINDGVDYVVMPQWKLFLVQLLNIAGLGPIFGAMQGALWGPVVFLWITFGTIFAGGVHDYFSGMMSERNDGASIAEITGKYLGPVMQNVMRVFSVVLLIMVGTVFAVGPAGLIVELCSQSGASGVLTSLLFWLIIILVYYFIATFISIDAVIGKIYPIFGICLIIMAIGVIVGIFTNPAYTIPEIWDHFGSMHPSGTPIWSFMFITVACGAISGFHSTQSPLMARCMKSEKQGHFVFYGAMVCEGVIALIWAAAGCSLYEVTGGLNTGLAEALAMGQSKAIYDVCSKTMGGVGIALAMIGVVVCPITSGDTAFRSARLTLADWFKIDQDSYANRLKLCIPVLGVGAFLGIGNALGFINYTVIWRYFSWTNQTLAMIVLWAASMYLFKEKKNFWITAVPATFMSAVSSTYFVLAPECLGGLLNSKTAEGATIYNTAVAYPVGVLFAVAMLAIFIHATKKSAAKA